From the genome of Paraburkholderia flava, one region includes:
- a CDS encoding 2-oxoglutarate dehydrogenase translates to MSLIDILRRLSPLIVLGIFAGSAHALPPQAIAPVTLPQGSKGVDGPFFPHKRVAPVEQTTGTALQQQAQQRLDARLNTNSVLSNGAAVTKAQAQSNGLGFVAKHFDDIDTAHSGRVTMTDVQKYIQLRQQQAQQQQQQ, encoded by the coding sequence ATGTCTCTCATCGATATCTTGCGGCGCCTTTCTCCGTTGATCGTCCTGGGCATCTTTGCCGGCAGCGCGCATGCGCTGCCTCCCCAGGCGATTGCGCCCGTCACGTTGCCTCAGGGCAGCAAGGGCGTGGACGGTCCTTTCTTTCCACACAAACGTGTCGCGCCGGTCGAACAGACCACCGGCACCGCGCTGCAGCAGCAGGCCCAGCAGCGGCTCGACGCGAGGCTCAATACCAACTCTGTACTGAGCAACGGCGCAGCCGTGACGAAGGCTCAGGCGCAGAGCAACGGCCTTGGCTTCGTGGCGAAGCACTTTGACGACATCGACACCGCCCACAGCGGGCGCGTGACGATGACCGACGTGCAGAAGTACATCCAGCTGCGTCAGCAGCAGGCGCAGCAACAGCAGCAACAGTAG
- a CDS encoding class II aldolase/adducin family protein: MSTPQSTHEIAEGLPQAVQDKYRNLPRPPRFETVAEERLHRKQRLAAAFRLFSKFGFDEGVAGHITARDPEFTDTFWVNPFGVHFSQVNVSNLIRCDHRGEVVEGDYPVNAAAFAIHSRVHQTRADVNAAAHSHSTYGRAWSTLGRTLDPLTQDVCAFYQDHVLYDDFGGVVVELDEGQRIANALGAHKAAILQNHGLLTVGQTVDEAAWWFITMERSCQVQLLAEAAAARTGRAPATISDAAARQSYAIIGSAQAGWFQFQPLYARIVKEQPDLLD; encoded by the coding sequence ATGAGCACGCCGCAATCCACGCACGAGATCGCCGAAGGTCTGCCGCAAGCCGTGCAGGACAAGTACCGCAATCTGCCTAGACCGCCTCGCTTCGAGACCGTTGCGGAAGAACGTCTGCACCGCAAGCAGCGGCTCGCCGCCGCGTTTCGGCTGTTCTCGAAATTCGGTTTCGACGAGGGCGTCGCCGGTCACATCACCGCGCGCGATCCCGAGTTCACCGATACGTTCTGGGTCAATCCGTTCGGCGTCCATTTCAGCCAGGTCAACGTGTCGAACCTGATTCGCTGCGATCATCGCGGCGAAGTGGTGGAGGGCGACTATCCCGTCAACGCAGCCGCGTTCGCGATCCATTCGCGTGTGCATCAGACACGCGCAGACGTGAACGCCGCCGCGCATTCGCACAGCACGTACGGCCGCGCATGGTCGACGCTCGGCCGTACGCTCGATCCGTTGACGCAGGACGTCTGTGCGTTTTACCAGGACCACGTGCTGTACGACGATTTCGGCGGCGTGGTCGTCGAACTGGACGAAGGGCAGCGCATCGCGAACGCGCTCGGTGCGCACAAGGCGGCGATCCTGCAGAATCACGGTCTGCTGACGGTCGGCCAGACCGTCGACGAAGCCGCGTGGTGGTTCATCACGATGGAGCGTTCATGCCAGGTTCAACTGCTCGCGGAAGCGGCTGCTGCACGCACCGGACGCGCGCCCGCGACGATCTCCGATGCCGCCGCGCGACAGTCGTACGCGATCATCGGATCGGCGCAGGCGGGCTGGTTCCAGTTCCAGCCGCTGTATGCGCGGATCGTCAAGGAACAGCCGGACCTGCTGGACTGA
- a CDS encoding SDR family oxidoreductase produces the protein MTSSLAPFAGKSVLITGASDGIGAELARRLAQQGARVALAARRIELLNALAQRIVSETPAADVIVLKVDVAVRAECEAMVAVVAERFGGLDVLVNNAGVSAHGYFEQVTDIGYYEQVMRVNYFGAMWCTHAALPWLRKGRGLMVAVSSLAGKIGVPGRTAYSASKFALAGFCEALRTELRGSGVDVCVVYPGVVATATRVNGFGPDGQPLGESRLREDDAMSVDTCVDLMLRGMTLRRREVVMTAKGKAGQWLKLIAPSLVERMALKALKQTGH, from the coding sequence ATGACTTCCTCCTTAGCCCCCTTCGCAGGCAAGAGCGTGCTGATTACCGGCGCGTCGGACGGCATTGGAGCCGAACTCGCGCGACGGCTCGCGCAGCAGGGCGCGCGCGTCGCGCTGGCGGCGCGCCGCATCGAACTGCTGAACGCACTCGCGCAACGCATCGTCAGTGAAACGCCGGCGGCCGACGTGATCGTGCTCAAGGTCGACGTCGCCGTGCGTGCCGAATGCGAGGCAATGGTGGCCGTGGTCGCCGAGCGTTTCGGCGGCCTCGACGTGCTCGTGAACAACGCAGGCGTGTCGGCGCACGGCTACTTCGAGCAGGTCACCGACATTGGCTATTACGAGCAGGTGATGCGTGTGAACTACTTCGGCGCGATGTGGTGCACGCATGCCGCGCTGCCGTGGCTGCGCAAAGGTCGTGGACTGATGGTCGCGGTGTCGAGTCTCGCGGGCAAGATCGGCGTGCCGGGTCGTACTGCGTATTCGGCGAGCAAGTTCGCGCTTGCCGGTTTCTGCGAAGCGTTGCGCACCGAACTGCGCGGCAGCGGCGTCGACGTCTGTGTCGTGTACCCGGGCGTGGTCGCGACCGCGACGCGCGTGAACGGTTTCGGCCCCGACGGCCAGCCGCTCGGCGAGAGCCGGCTGCGCGAGGACGATGCGATGTCGGTCGATACCTGCGTGGATCTGATGCTGCGCGGCATGACCCTGCGCAGACGCGAGGTGGTGATGACCGCAAAGGGCAAGGCCGGGCAGTGGCTGAAGCTGATTGCGCCGTCGCTGGTGGAACGGATGGCATTGAAGGCGTTGAAGCAGACAGGGCATTGA
- a CDS encoding S10 family serine carboxypeptidase-like protein has protein sequence MKPDRSCAGYRRVRHGRLAVLSALTAGMLALAGCGGDNGSPSASASSLKQVSNDAQQQNQDQAQAANTTYVDPVAYSEKAGDGLAVSQVSEKAAVMHYTWSSGKTKVKYTTTTGHLTAQDVSGNPEASMSYVAYTAPSTNGKPRPVTFIYNGGPGSSSIWLRLGSFAPTRVATPDPLFGNNWPNYPLIDNKESLIDTTDMVFIDPPGTGLSEAVLPNTNQKYWTTDADVNIMRDFVQRYLNVNNRASSPIYLYGESYGTPRTDMLALALESAGVHLTGITLQSSILNYFDDAVEAVAITDNTEGLLLDTDTLAGYFPGYAEVAAYYDQVSPAPLSQGLLALQEEVFATAFYNQLKKYSQTWTLTQLGIPTALGTPVYPGNAKLVQWQIPSSLTMSALQDYFGQSTTQAPFGTTLKPGFTIGRYDGRVSLPNSDPRLQSDGDPSDILISQPFTNALATQMPDYLGYTAPNATYVPLNDDIIGLWDFSHNGQPVPDTIPDLLGALTLNPQLKVLSENGFHDLATPFFSTEKQLARLQTVTGLNPDLQVNFFQGGHMIYLDDVARPKMKSDLALFYQNRRLPDALTLWTLPPPWRDEGPAGTPTGPAPAPASGASSATIPLPVVQTATAP, from the coding sequence ATGAAACCAGACAGGAGCTGTGCGGGCTATCGCCGTGTGCGTCATGGCCGGCTAGCCGTATTGAGTGCGTTGACCGCCGGGATGCTCGCGCTGGCGGGCTGCGGAGGAGACAACGGTTCGCCGTCCGCGAGTGCGTCGAGTCTGAAGCAGGTCTCGAACGACGCCCAGCAGCAGAACCAGGATCAGGCGCAGGCGGCGAACACGACGTACGTCGACCCCGTCGCGTACTCGGAGAAAGCGGGCGATGGGCTCGCGGTGTCGCAGGTGTCGGAAAAGGCCGCGGTGATGCATTACACGTGGTCGTCGGGCAAGACCAAGGTCAAGTACACGACGACCACGGGCCACCTGACCGCGCAGGATGTCTCCGGCAATCCGGAAGCGTCGATGTCCTACGTCGCGTACACGGCGCCCAGCACCAACGGCAAGCCGCGTCCGGTGACGTTCATCTATAACGGCGGTCCGGGTTCGTCGTCGATCTGGCTGCGTCTCGGCTCGTTCGCACCGACGCGCGTCGCGACGCCCGATCCACTGTTCGGCAACAACTGGCCGAACTACCCGCTGATCGACAACAAGGAAAGCCTGATCGACACGACCGACATGGTCTTCATCGATCCCCCGGGCACCGGTCTGTCCGAAGCGGTCCTGCCGAATACGAACCAGAAGTACTGGACGACCGACGCAGACGTCAACATCATGCGCGACTTCGTGCAGCGCTATCTGAATGTCAACAACCGCGCCAGCTCGCCGATCTATCTGTACGGCGAATCGTATGGCACGCCGCGTACGGACATGCTCGCGCTCGCGCTCGAGTCGGCCGGTGTGCATCTGACGGGCATCACGCTGCAGTCGTCGATCCTGAACTACTTCGACGATGCGGTCGAGGCAGTCGCGATCACGGACAACACGGAAGGCCTGCTGCTCGATACCGATACGCTGGCCGGTTATTTCCCCGGCTACGCGGAGGTCGCGGCGTACTACGATCAGGTATCGCCGGCACCGCTCAGCCAGGGCCTGCTCGCGTTGCAGGAGGAGGTGTTCGCCACTGCGTTCTACAACCAGCTCAAGAAGTATTCGCAGACCTGGACCCTGACGCAGCTCGGCATTCCCACGGCACTGGGTACGCCGGTTTATCCGGGCAACGCGAAGCTCGTGCAATGGCAGATCCCGTCGAGTCTGACGATGTCGGCCCTGCAGGACTACTTCGGCCAGAGCACGACGCAGGCTCCGTTCGGTACGACGCTCAAGCCGGGCTTCACGATCGGCCGTTACGACGGACGCGTGTCGCTGCCGAATTCGGACCCGCGTCTGCAGAGCGACGGCGATCCGTCGGACATCCTGATTTCGCAGCCGTTCACGAACGCGCTCGCGACGCAGATGCCCGATTACCTCGGCTACACCGCGCCGAATGCGACCTACGTGCCGTTGAACGACGACATCATCGGCCTGTGGGACTTCTCGCATAACGGACAGCCGGTGCCGGACACGATCCCCGATCTGCTCGGTGCGCTGACGCTGAATCCGCAGTTGAAGGTGCTGTCGGAAAATGGCTTCCACGATCTGGCGACCCCGTTCTTCAGCACGGAGAAGCAACTCGCGCGGCTGCAGACAGTAACGGGTCTGAACCCGGATCTGCAGGTCAATTTCTTCCAGGGCGGTCACATGATTTACCTGGACGACGTCGCACGGCCTAAGATGAAATCTGACCTGGCGCTGTTCTACCAGAACAGAAGGCTGCCCGATGCGCTGACGTTGTGGACCCTGCCGCCGCCGTGGCGCGATGAAGGCCCGGCTGGCACGCCGACGGGCCCGGCACCGGCACCGGCTTCGGGGGCGTCGTCGGCGACGATCCCGCTCCCGGTAGTCCAGACGGCAACGGCACCCTGA
- a CDS encoding histidine phosphatase family protein, translating into MATTDTADTSTHHPSEHTEVWLIRHGETEWSLSGQHTGRTDIPLTEHGHEQARSVRAALAAQPFDRVFTSPRVRARETCREAGLGDQAQIEPDLAEWDYGIYEGRTTHDIRATEPDWSIWESAIPQGESREQVQARALGLIERLLPLGGRIALFSHGHFLRVLGGCWVAGSAGFGAHLFLDTASVSVLGFERDTHVLRQWNVRYPVSAK; encoded by the coding sequence ATGGCCACGACCGATACTGCTGATACCTCGACTCATCATCCTTCCGAACACACCGAAGTCTGGCTGATCCGCCACGGCGAAACCGAGTGGAGCCTGTCGGGCCAGCACACCGGCCGCACCGATATCCCGTTGACCGAACATGGTCACGAGCAGGCGCGTTCGGTGCGCGCGGCGCTCGCTGCGCAGCCGTTCGATCGCGTGTTCACGAGTCCGCGCGTGCGGGCACGCGAGACCTGTCGTGAAGCGGGGCTCGGCGATCAGGCGCAGATCGAGCCCGATCTCGCCGAGTGGGACTACGGCATCTACGAAGGCCGCACGACACACGACATCCGCGCGACCGAGCCCGACTGGTCGATCTGGGAATCGGCGATTCCGCAGGGCGAGAGTCGCGAGCAGGTGCAGGCGCGCGCGCTTGGGTTGATCGAAAGATTGCTGCCGCTCGGTGGACGCATTGCGCTGTTTTCGCATGGGCACTTTCTGCGTGTGCTGGGCGGTTGCTGGGTCGCGGGATCGGCGGGGTTCGGCGCCCATCTGTTTCTCGATACCGCTTCGGTGAGCGTGCTCGGGTTCGAGCGCGATACGCATGTGCTTCGGCAGTGGAATGTGCGTTATCCGGTGAGTGCGAAATGA